The genomic window CATGAATCTACCTTCCTCTGTAAAATTCAGAATGATATCCACCAAAATGAAAACTTTTGAACAAGATAATCCACAAACGTGCTGCTAAAGGCATTGCTTTGTACTGTACATAATAGAGGCAGGAAGGTTCCCTAGAACCTGAACCCTGTGATTTATATGTATCTCGTGTTATCTATAGAAAACAAACTAGCTGCCAGCAAAGCTAGTTCTACCAAGGGCTCCGCCATTCATTCATGTTGTTAGGTGCAGAACCGTGAGGATGGCTCGGAGGTGGCGCCAATGCAGCATTCGGCGGTCGGTGCACATCTGCCATCAGTTGAAGAAAACGTGCGTTAGCAGAATATTAATTACCATATTCAACAGGATAGTACTAAAAGCACGATAAGATAAGGGTGCATCAATGATTGTTAAATTCAGGCAAAACCAAGTGACATGCAATCCTGAATAGTGAATAGCAAGTAAGCTAAAACAGATTAGCTAAAGGAATGGTAGCTGTTGGTTTTTATGGAAAATGCACATGGTTTTCAAGAATGATTGGTAAAATGCAGAAACTGGACTACAAGGCGATCACTTACCATGAGACTGTTGTCCATAGTAGGGCCTGTAACTGTCAGAACTCCATGAGCAAGAACTGCCTTGATTTGGCACCCACTGAGCAGCTGCTTGTTGACCATGTGCTGGAAGAGTTGATGGTGATGACACGTGATGTGGCCTCCCAATCAGATTTGCAGCTGCATAGCCAGGTGCCCTATAGGCTTCTGCTGACCCAGGTGCCTGGTAGAGGTTCCTGTTACTCATGGGAGCCTGAATACTTTGGTGCATCTCGGTATTGTAAGGATTAGGATTGTAAGGGCTTGGGTTCCTATGGGAACCATATGTACTCTGTCCATATCCAGGAAGTGGTGTACTTTGGTAGCTTGCACGGACTTCATATTGGTTTGGGTTACTCAGGTAGCTTGAGGGCATCTGATATTGGTTTGGAGCACTTGGATAGCCTGAATGGATTTCATGTTGGTTTCCTGCTGGACTCTGGAAACTTCGAACACTGCATGGTGCCTGTCCATGTGTTGTGTTGCCTGCAGTATGCACACCTGTGCTGAAAGTAGCAGCACTGCTAGGTAGGGTGCCAACTCCATATGAATTGGCCATTGGTGGGTAAAAGCCTGGCATTGATGACCTTGCACTAGGATCAAGTGGAGCAGCAGTCCCAGCATATGTTGAACTAGCCTGTAAGCACCCGAACATCAGAACATTGCTGTATAGCTTTGCATATTGACACTAATCTGATCCATGATTACACAAAACATACAAGGTACTATTTCAAAAATAACAATAAAGGCACcattacatgattttgattgcTGGAATTTCCATAGCTTGGGGTCACAATTCTCGGCAACACACGCTGCATTTCATCTAGGGTTCTCTGAGCCTCATCCCTAGAAAGCTCTGTGAAGATTACCTGAAAAATGTTTTTAAAGCTCAGTGAGCtaaggaatcatttgagggtagTCAGAAGATGCTGTACAATTATTATATCAAAATTTGAGTATACCTCGTCAAAAGGCTCCTTCGAATGAGGCATGTCCTTTGAGAGTGGTAGGACAAAATTGGCTGAAAAAGGTAATTTAAGGTAACTGGTAAGTAATGGATGTAGAGATACTGAAAAAAGAAGTTGGACAGCGAACATGTTACTTGAGAGTAAAATAACGTGTGTATGTCCAGGTACCTGTCATTTCGTTAACTGCTTCAGCTGGTACTTCCTTTCCCATCTCATCGAATCGCTTTGCTGCCCTGGATTTCAGTTCACTTGGAGTTGGGAACACGACCACAGCAGTCTGTTGCATAAGGGAGTATGTGACATTAGACACCTTATGATCCAATCCAGTGCTACCATACAGAAAACCTAACATCTCTTTTTCTCTTTTGCAGCTTACCTTGTGGTAGTTAGCAAATGGCCTCAGCTTGCGGATACGTGCATTCTTGTAAACATTTGTTTGATCAATAATGAAGTTGCGAGGGGTGTTTGCAGCCCTAGTCAGTAATTTGTTGAAAATCCATGTAGCACAATCCATCAGTCGATCAAAGCGCTCAGCCATAGTTATTCTTACGCAACAATCCTGGCACCTGCAATGATCAAGGCTGTCATATATTGAAAAGGCAGCATGATTAAAAGAACACCATACTATTGCCACCAGAAGGAAAACCAACCTTCATTTGCTCCAATGCAAGGTTAGTTCCGAGAAGGATAAAACGTTTCTCCTGATGCTCCTTGACCCAATTCTCTGCCCATGTTGACTTGCCTGAGGCCGGAAGACCAACCTGTCATCATGACCTCACATTTATTTTGCTCAAACGAAGGGCCAAATACTGCATTCCCATGAGTAAAAGCCGAGGCCCAGGGTTCATAACCATCAACCGGCAGCAGCCCATCCTCTCTGCCGAACTGCATCTCCACGGCAACATTCTTCAGCAGGACATGGGGAAAGAGTGCGGATCCCCATTGCATCGGCCTCAGAGGAGCGTCAACCAGACCAAGCCCTTTCTCACCCGCGTCAAAATGCCTCGCGATACCAAGCCATTCGCCGTTCCTCGCGAACCCGATCGACGCCATGGGCTTGGAATCGAGGTCCACGGCACAGACGACCGTGTCCCCGACCCCGAACTTGACGCCGTAGTTGACGAACCTGCGCTGGTGGGAGAACTTCCCCGTGCCCCCGAACCCGAAGCTGTGCTGGGACTCCCCGAGCGCCCCTACGGGATCATCCCCTCTCGAGACCCCAATGCGGCAGAGGTGGCGCTCCTCGGGGGTCGTGAGGTCCATCTCCACGGGTTGCTCGGCGACGATTTTGCACCCGAAGCAGTACCGCCCGCCGCCCCTGGCGCCCACCGTCGCGCGCGCGCCGGACCAGCAGTAGGCGAACGCGCCCTCGTGCAGCGCGCTCCCCCGGAGACCGCCCCCGCCGACATCGAAATCTGGACGGACGCCGCGGCGAGAACACGATTAGAGACGCGCGTAACGGGAACCCAAGCGCAGAGAAGACGTGGGGGTGTCGAGTGCGTGAGTGCGTACCGAGATCGCAGTCCGCCGGGTTGAGCACCACGCGCGGCGATGGCTCCGCGGCGTCCGCATCCGCTTCGGCATCTCGCCGGGGCCGCTTCGACGGTGGCTGCGCGGACTCGTCGTCGCGCGACCGCGACGCCATTGGGTTTGCGAGGGGACAGACGGAGGAATTGCTGCACGGTTGGTTCGTCTCCTGCTTTATTGCCTCGTCGACTCGTCGGCACGGAGCGGAACGAGAGCGAGACGTTGGGCCGCGAAACGGGCCCGCGTAGAATTCGCGTTTTACTTGGCCCGGCCTTGTCTGCTTGAGTCGGTGCCCGATATGGGAATTTTCCTTACCGACCTGTTTTTTATTTGGTGATTTCACATGAgtatgagcatggtgtagattgTACCAAATATAAAATCATGCGAAATCCAGATTCATATATATTTTATGATGGATTTTCTTACTAGATGGAATTAGATTACCAACCTAGATCACAGAGAAAACCAACGTTGTCGGGATCACAGGTCATACATTTTTAGCAATCTAATAATCACCGCTTTGACTTTAGTCACTGATTGCAGCAAAACAGCACTGCACCAACTCAAGCTACATTCGTGTTATATTGATGCGATTGGCTTTTGTTAGTTCCAGTAGGGGACACCActcagagcaagtataatagcaggctgtaagccgactaaatgctgaggtggaggagagaggagaggagagagaagaagCGGGCTATAAgtttacagccggcttgggcacaagaaccaaaaaaatttgtgagagagacaagtgggccatgtattaactgtaaagagccaactactatatgagtgggctaagaAAAGGCTACAAGAAACCTTACAACCAACAAAccagctgtattattagccttactCTCACATAGAATAATTCATTATTGTGGGCTTGTGGCGTTGTAGCTTCCCGAGGCCAGTGTCAGCGGTGCGTTATAGTGTTGTTATCAAGATTGTtatgtcagtttttttttttgttagtaACCATAACAACGGGTTTCATTCAAATAAAACCATGTGaaactctctctcttttttataaGTAACCTGCCAAGTCATTAAAACCATTGATGTATCATAGTATTAAATGCAAATAAAACCAAAATAAAATTCCGAGACTAACACGAGGCATACTAACACCATTTAGATGTACGACCATGGCTGGCTCATCGACCGTTCAAGGCGCCACAGCATGCTAAGTTCTCATCTACGAGTTCGTTTTCAGATCTAAAGCACATGACTCTCTATAGCTTTCTAGTTATTAGATTAGGATTACTTTGAATCGTTGAAGGGATTCGGACAAAAAAACCTCGTATATGGCCTGCATATGTATTTTATTTTAGGCttatttcatgagtttgttggGTTGAAATAAGACTACGTAGGGCTAATTCTATAGTTTAGGTGATAGCCTCCCAGAATCTAATAAAAAAAATCTGAAAGATGAAGGTTGAAGTAACGTATGCTAAGATAGTGTTACAAAGCTCCTACTCATAGTTTTTCTTAGGATTCTATGCAGCTCCTACTCATAGTGTTAGTATGTCAAATGCAAAGGTGTATATACGAAGCGTGATTAGGTGGTAAAATTTCCGTGAATAGCATTTTGCAATGAAATGGTTCAAAGGAAACTAGCTAGAAGAAGACATTGTCAATGTGCCCATTCTTACCTGTCTTCAACATGCGACCTTTTAGGTAACCAAAAACTTAAAATGGATCTCCAACAGAATACCTATAGTCTTCAACAGAGTATCTATGTAGAAAACCTATTTTGAACGTCAGGTGAGGTATACCTTGACCAAAAATAGATATTGAACCCCTTATTTGTAGCGCTACCTAAATGTGAAATGGATCTTGTATTTTGGATAacggttgttggagacagtcttataaACCTCAATTTGTCAAACACTACAccgtttttttcctaaaaaaaataaaaaacaacttCGTTGCTTCGTTCCCACGGTGAAAGAGAAACTGAGAAAGCATCGACAAAGCGGTAACTTTGTCCATTTGGATCTGAACGGTGTCTGGGTTTGTTTAAATCCAGAGCGCAAAGGGTCATATCGAGTGTCATATTGGAGTATCATATGGGATGTtgggatattaataaaaaataaattacagaatccatcagtaatccacgagacagaatttattaagcctaattaatccatcaacaCATGTGTTATTATAGCACTATATTGTTAAATtatgaattaattaggtttaaaaaatttatctcataaattagtcgtaaattaTATAATTACTTATTTTTTAGTCCATATTTAGAGATATAGAGTAAACATCAGTGAGGAACTAAATAAGCCCTGAGGCAGGCAGGCAGATCAACAAGTCGCAGCGCAGTCAAGCAAGGCACGTCGGTCGTCGGTCCAAGAGCACGAGCACACGACGCTGCCGGCCCGGCCGCGCTGCTACGAGTCCGAGCGAGATCTGAAGGCGCAGGAGGAAGGAAACGGGCGAGAGGATCCAGCAGCCCGCGAGCGCGCGCGGCGGTTAACGCGTCCCAGAtcccggcgcggcgcggcgcctcCCGCCCGGCCCTGCTGGCGAGAGCAGCGGGGCGCGAGGTCCGATGAGGCGGCGGCCGTTCCTGGACCAGCGGCGGCCGTCGTTCAAGCGCCGGTGGCAGCAGCGGCCGTGGTGGGTGCGCCTCGCGCTCTCCCTCCTCCTCGCCCTCGCGtgcgtcctcctcctcgccgtcctCCTCGGCTCCCCCGACCCCGGCGCGTCGCCGTCCACCTCCGCCGCGTCCTCCGGATCCGAGACCACCTCCTCCCCTCTCCTCCGTCAGGTAACCACGTCGCATTTTTCGCATTTCGGGGACCGTTTCGTCGTCTGGCCGTTTGACTACCAGCATGCCAATTTTAGTCAGTAGCCATGGCACCTGCTGAATCTGCTTAAGCTATGTCTAGTGCTACCTTTTGTTGAAAGATGATAATGAGTGCTAGCGAGTAGCATCTGAAAGTTTATTTTTTCAAACCTCTCCTCTTTCGTGCAGAGAACTTACCTGGAGGGAATCACGGATGCGCTCAACATGACTGACGAAATGCTGAGCGCCCGCTCGTTCTCGAGGCAGCTCATGGACCAGATTTATCTAGCCAAAACTTATGTCGTCGTTGCCAAGGAGGCAAACAACCTGCAGTTCGTGGCGGAGCTTAGTGCCCAGGTACTGCGGGCGCAGAGCATCCTTGCGCACGCTGCAGCCCATGGGGGCACGGTGATGGAGCAGGAAGCAGAGAAGGCGATCAGGGATATGTCGGTGCTGCTCTTCCAGGCGCAGCAGCTTCGGTATGACAGCGGTATCACGATCATGAAGTTGAAAGGCCAGATTCAGTCCCTAGAGGAGAAGTCGAAAGCCGAGGCAGAGAAGAGCACAAAATATGGCCAGATTGCTGCTGAGGAGCTCCCAAAGGGACTTTACTGCCTTGGTGTTCGGTTAACCATGGAATGGTTCAAGAGTCCTGAGCTTCAGAGGAAGTTTTCAGATAGGAGCCCAGCAGTGCAGAGCAATCTAAGGGATAACAGCCTCTATCATTTCTGTGTCTTCTCAGACAACATCCTTGCTGTTTCAGTTGTTGTCAATTCTACGGCTATAAACTCGAGGCACCCTGACAAGGTTGTTTTTCACCTAGTGACTGATGATTTGAACTATGCTCCGATGAAGGCGTGGTTTGCCATGAATGACTACAGAGGGGTCACTGTGGAGATACAAAAGGTGGAGGACTTTACCTGGCTCAATGCATCGTATGTTCCCGTTCTTAAACAGCTACAGAACGCTGCTACCCAGAAGTTCTACTTCTCCGGCAGTGGTAATCGTGGAACACCAATTAAATTCAGGAACCCAAAGTACTTATCAATGCTTAATCACTTGAGGTTCTACATTCCGGAAATATATCCCGAATTGCAGAAGGTGGTGTTTCTTGATGATGATATCGTTGTTCAGAAGGACCTATCAGAACTGTTTACTATCAGCCTCAATGGTAATGTGATGGGTGCTGTAGAGACTTGCATGGAGACATTCCACAGATTTCATAAGTATCTTAACCATTCCCATCCTCTAATCCGTGCTCATTTTGACCCTGATGCTTGTGGCTGGGCATTTGGTATGAACGTGCTTGATCTGGTCGAATGGAGGAACAAGAATGTGACAGGCATATATCATTATTGGCAGGAGCGCAATGCTGATCATACCCTATGGAAGCTTGGGTCTTTACCACCTGGGCTTCTTGCTTTCTATGGCTTGGTTGAAGCATTGGATCCCCAATGGCACGTCTTGGGACTTGGCTACACAACTGTGGATGCTGCTACTATCAAGGAAGGGGCAGTACTGCACTACAATGGAAATATGAAGCCATGGCTCAAAATTGGAATGGAGAAGTACAAGAGCTTTTGGGATAACTATGTGGACTATTCACATCCTTTGATTCAGCAGTGCTTCATGTGTTGATTGCTGTGTATCACATTAGAAATTTTTGTAAGCTCTGTGGTAGATATGTTCCAAGCGCATGCTCCAACTGCCGCACGGAAACATTGTAGTTAAATCAACTGGCTTCGCTCTCAAGTTACAATCTCTGACAAAACATCAGTGGCTGTCTGTAGCACCTGTAGTTGATGAAGCACAGCAATCACATATCTCCAGCCACAGGTAAACATGACATGAGCTAAGACTGCGATGCAGTAGGCTGCTACTTGAACTACATCCACTACATACATTCATAACTTGCGACCATCAATGTAATTTTTCCATTTTTAATTTTTTGGGTGAAACAGAACCACAGAATGGAGATGTAGTAGAATTGATTTTAAATTATTGAGGTGTTACAACAAGTTTTGAGTTACGTATCCATATTTATTGGATGCTAAAGACTTACAACAGCTAAGCCTTTTTCTGTTTATTTCTTTATACATGTTGAGAAGTAAAGTCACATATCTCATTTGCACCTCTACCTGAATTTTGTTTCGTCTTTCTTGCTGTTCAATGTTTTCACATCTGTTGTTGTTGTGAGGACGGTAAAGCTTATTTGCAAATACATATCTTGTGGGAAAAAGTTCATCGATACTATATTTAATATGAGGGAAGTCTGTGCATCCATTCACTGGCGGAGCCTCTTAGAGGCCAACCTGggctccgcccccccccccccccccccccccccccttccttgttacacatatatacatatattatcCTTCTCTAGTTGTTGCACGTATGCATGTATGTATTGCTACTACCTGCTAGTTATTAGTGGGGAAATAGATATAAGTtgcttattatatatatacatgcttCTAAGTTTTAAAGTTTACAATACAAATCTAGCTAAAGTTCAAGGAAGAGCATATATGTACAAGAATAGAATCTCAAAGTCTTGAATTTGAGAGAAAACATAAGAGGCTGCAGAAGCATTTTGTTTGTTGTAATAAAAAGAACATAACCTATGTATGGTTGATACTGAACATTTTGGCCCCCCCTTATTTCATCTCCACGCTCTGCAACTGCATCCATTTATGAGGAGAGACTATGTATGACTTCATTACATGTGGTTGAACTTTAGATGAGCTACAACGCAGGCAAGTGTTTACAGGAAATAAAGTGTAAATACATTACATAATCAAGTCCACAGAAGGAATCCATTTATAATATGAAAATAACTGTTACTTATGCTGCCGTCAGCTACAAAATGACAAATGTAGTTGCATATATGTTATTCTCTTTCTTCTCTACTTCTCTTCGGAGTATGCCGTTTCCAATCCAAAGTTCATGGGTTTGCTGTGGCATCTACCTCAACAGTGGCCTTCCTATTCCTTCTAGATCTGGACCTTCTCCTTCTATGTCTCTTGTTTGTTTCTCTTCTCTCCTCATTATTTGTGGATGTGCTGGGGTTTACATCTGTGGGGTCTACAACAGGTTCCACTGCTTGCGTTTTGTTTTGGTTGGCTTCACCTAAGCTGTCTTCTGAGCTCGTGCCCTCAggatttctttctttctcatttTCCTTCTCCAGCAATTTAGTTTCTCTGCTGTTATTGCTGGCCTCACCTTGAGGGTCCTCCACCTGTCTTGTGCCATCTGATTCTTCTTTGCTGGCTTCCTGATTGTCTATCAGTTTTTGGTTCCCCTGCTGAAGCTCAGATTTATCTGAATGGCTTCCCTCTGGAGCATCATCTGAATGCTCATTGGCATCACCTTTGTTCTCTTGAAGCTGGACATCTTCTATGTTGGTTGTTAACTTTAAGAACTGTTCTTGTGAGGAACTGTTATCTTGTTGGTTGCTCTCCCATGTAGTGGTGTTGTAGGAATTTTGTTCTTCTGCTACAGGTACAGAACCATTGGTGTTTTCAGATTTGTCAAGTACCACAAGATCAGAAGTTGCATTAACGTTTTTTGCTTCCACTACAATGCCCTCATCTTGGTGGCTGCTATCTGATGGATTAGTGTTGCTTGAATTTTCTTCTGCTGGAGCAGACATGGAATCACTGGAGTTTTCAGATTTGTCAAGTACCACGGTTTCAGAAGTTGCATTTTCGGTGTTTGCTCCCACTACAATGCTCTCATCATTGTGGTTGCTCTCTGATATAGTAGTACTGTTGGAATTATCTTCTGCTGTAGCAGGAATGGAATCACTAGAATTTTCGGATTTGTCAAGCTCAGGCTCAGTTTCTTTCTGCTGCAGGAGTTCCTTTATAGTTGTCGTCTGATCTGGGTTTGAAGCAGCTGCATTCTCTTTCATTTGGTTGATATGGCTCTCTTTCTCCACAAGAGCTGCTTCCAATTCTTTCTGGGTGTTGGTAAGATATGTGGTGGTAGTTTCTGAATCCATGAGCTTGTTTTTCAATTCTGCCCTCTCAATACTCAGGACAGATGTTTTGGCTTCCAGTTCGTCAACTTTCCTCCTCATCTCTTTAttaatttctttttctttctgccAAAAACAAGACAGTAATATTTGGTTGTTGAGGTGTTCTTGAATAACAGGCTGGATAGATAATTCATAGAACACACTAACAGAAAAGGCAGATAGAATGCTCTAAAGTGCTACAGCTATTGCAGTTTACATCAACAATTGGACCATACGGCAGAATATTCTCAGTATTTACTTGCAGAATAAGAGGATGTTCAATTGAATATAGTGACTTAGTTGGCTACTTGCATTTTAAAACTAAACTGTGATGTGATGCCTCCAGATAAATATATATCTGCAAATAGTGTCAATATTGAAGTCCTCTCAGGGGTGATTTATATGGACTAACTTATGAAGGCATGATTCTAGGTTTGACACTATCTTCATGGTTTGGGTATGGAAAGATTTCGCATGTGCAACACTGTAGTTTTGTTGTATCCATCTTTCTTCCAAGGCCCTGTTTACAATGTGGGAATTTTTCTCCTGCTCTTCTGTAAATCGTCATGAAATTTGTGCTTACATACACCCTAAATTGGCAATATGATGGTTTTGTCATGACAATACTGAATGCAAATAGAATCATACTTTGCATGATATTGTACTGTTTCTTATATTTTACTTACTAGTGGTAACAAGAATTCCCTAATTTAAACATTATAGGCAATTCTCAATTGATAGATCTTGACTTTTGAAGTATTATGTACCAATGCATTTTTAATCTATTTGATGATGAAACGTTTCAAAGAGAACTGATGTtggctaaggcccaataggcccttgactcctctaacaACTGATGTTGTGGTATTCCATTAACTCATATTTTTGCACTCAGTTTAGTGCACTATGCTTAATGTAATCCAGAGACCTGAAGGTGTTTGAAGTTAATTGAATACTTGTAGTCTGAGACCCTTGTTTCGATTAAGAAATCTCTGTATAAGGGCCAAAATTTATCTACAATGTGCTGAATTGTTACTTTGAGCGCACAATATTCTGTCATGTATTCGGGGGACATAAAGTTCTTGTTTTTTGGTAGTGTTCTACATAGTGGTTTATTAGTGTCCTACAGGTCTTCAGTACAGGTGGAACTATGTTCTTCAGAACTTCAGATGGATACTATGAGCATCAATTTCCTGTTGCAGCTTGTAAATCGTTGAAAAATTTCAACTGATAGCCTATACTTAA from Miscanthus floridulus cultivar M001 chromosome 11, ASM1932011v1, whole genome shotgun sequence includes these protein-coding regions:
- the LOC136493792 gene encoding LOW QUALITY PROTEIN: uncharacterized protein (The sequence of the model RefSeq protein was modified relative to this genomic sequence to represent the inferred CDS: deleted 2 bases in 2 codons), which translates into the protein MASRSRDDESAQPPSKRPRRDAEADADAAEPSPRVVLNPADCDLDFDVGGGGLRGSALHEGAFAYCWSGARATVGARGGGRYCFGCKIVAEQPVEMDLTTPEERHLCRIGVSRGDDPVGALGESQHSFGFGGTGKFSHQRRFVNYGVKFGVGDTVVCAVDLDSKPMASIGFARNGEWLGIARHFDAGEKGLGLVDAPLRPMQWGSALFPHVLLKNVAVEMQFGREDGLLPVDGYEPWASAFTHGNAVFGPSFEQNKCEVMMQVGLPASGKSTWAENWVKEHQEKRFILLGTNLALEQMKVPGLLRKNNYGERFDRLMDCATWIFNKLLTRAANTPRNFIIDQTNVYKNARIRKLRPFANYHKTAVVVFPTPSELKSRAAKRFDEMGKEVPAEAVNEMTANFVLPLSKDMPHSKEPFDEVIFTELSRDEAQRTLDEMQRVLPRIVTPSYGNSSNQNHASSTYAGTAAPLDPSARSSMPGFYPPMANSYGVGTLPSSAATFSTGVHTAGNTTHGQAPCSVRSFQSPAGNQHEIHSGYPSAPNQYQMPSSYLSNPNQYEVRASYQSTPLPGYGQSTYGSHRNPSPYNPNPYNTEMHQSIQAPMSNRNLYQAPGSAEAYRAPGYAAANLIGRPHHVSSPSTLPAHGQQAAAQWVPNQGSSCSWSSDSYRPYYGQQSHDVHRPPNAALAPPPSHPHGSAPNNMNEWRSPW
- the LOC136493793 gene encoding probable galacturonosyltransferase 10, whose amino-acid sequence is MRRRPFLDQRRPSFKRRWQQRPWWVRLALSLLLALACVLLLAVLLGSPDPGASPSTSAASSGSETTSSPLLRQRTYLEGITDALNMTDEMLSARSFSRQLMDQIYLAKTYVVVAKEANNLQFVAELSAQVLRAQSILAHAAAHGGTVMEQEAEKAIRDMSVLLFQAQQLRYDSGITIMKLKGQIQSLEEKSKAEAEKSTKYGQIAAEELPKGLYCLGVRLTMEWFKSPELQRKFSDRSPAVQSNLRDNSLYHFCVFSDNILAVSVVVNSTAINSRHPDKVVFHLVTDDLNYAPMKAWFAMNDYRGVTVEIQKVEDFTWLNASYVPVLKQLQNAATQKFYFSGSGNRGTPIKFRNPKYLSMLNHLRFYIPEIYPELQKVVFLDDDIVVQKDLSELFTISLNGNVMGAVETCMETFHRFHKYLNHSHPLIRAHFDPDACGWAFGMNVLDLVEWRNKNVTGIYHYWQERNADHTLWKLGSLPPGLLAFYGLVEALDPQWHVLGLGYTTVDAATIKEGAVLHYNGNMKPWLKIGMEKYKSFWDNYVDYSHPLIQQCFMC
- the LOC136491645 gene encoding uncharacterized protein; translation: MEASKHRSRNDRMGSSKRVPPYLLLVLLAIGAAAVSVGILHKMRERHVLTVLLQERDQQLISFQVLLEKEKEINKEMRRKVDELEAKTSVLSIERAELKNKLMDSETTTTYLTNTQKELEAALVEKESHINQMKENAAASNPDQTTTIKELLQQKETEPELDKSENSSDSIPATAEDNSNSTTISESNHNDESIVVGANTENATSETVVLDKSENSSDSMSAPAEENSSNTNPSDSSHQDEGIVVEAKNVNATSDLVVLDKSENTNGSVPVAEEQNSYNTTTWESNQQDNSSSQEQFLKLTTNIEDVQLQENKGDANEHSDDAPEGSHSDKSELQQGNQKLIDNQEASKEESDGTRQVEDPQGEASNNSRETKLLEKENEKERNPEGTSSEDSLGEANQNKTQAVEPVVDPTDVNPSTSTNNEERRETNKRHRRRRSRSRRNRKATVEVDATANP